One stretch of Mobula birostris isolate sMobBir1 chromosome 5, sMobBir1.hap1, whole genome shotgun sequence DNA includes these proteins:
- the LOC140197375 gene encoding major histocompatibility complex class I-related gene protein-like isoform X3, with the protein MFLCVLLCFFHLQVVLSMSHSLIYYYTLNHGNADLPEYSVVGALDGCEIQYYDRTMEMTVPRQKWMAAAFDKSYWAKDTMTEHSIHGIIKGQAIEWLQQHNESTGYHYLQGQFGCQLNDHSPNIGILKLAYDGKYILSFDKDKLEWIVHDPVFQPFKKKWDKNERMNKYFKNLLEKDCVRLCKDYYAVGKTYLTRKVVPEVGLDAQKRNYWFLQCSVFGFYPTAIKVSWFQNEKHVSETKSTGVLPNEDGTYQLRSVLDIDPFDGKKYYCHVNHSSMPNGKTVIWEDSGKKDRHIGLIGVCVLLLLSAILAGIYCWTKKRSDYENIPAHRNVNC; encoded by the exons TGTCTCACTCACTGATCTATTACTACACTCtgaatcatggaaatgctgatctACCTGAGTATAGTGTCGTCGGTGCCCTGGATGGTTGTGAGATCCAGTATTATGACAGAACTATGGAAATGACAGTCCCAAGACAAAAATGGATGGCGGCTGCATTTGACAAGTCTTACTGGGCAAAAGATACAATGACTGAACATAGTATCCATGGAATCATAAAGGGGCAAGCTATAGAATGGCTGCAGCAGCATAACGAAAGTACAG gtTATCACTACTTACAAGGGCAGTTTGGTTGTCAGCTGAATGATCATAGTCCCAACATAGGGATACTGAAGTTGGCTTACGATGGAAAATACATACTTAGCTTTGATAAAGACAAactggagtggattgtacatgaTCCAGTATTTCAGCCCTTCAAAAAGAAATGGGATAAAAATGAAAGAATGAACAAATATTTCAAGAACTTGTTAGAAAAGGACTGTGTGCGACTATGCAAGGACTATTATGCAGTTGGAAAAACATACCTGACCCGAAAAG TTGTTCCTGAGGTCGGTCTTGATGCACAGAAGCGCAATTACTGGTTTCTCCAATGCAGCGTATTTGGGTTTTATCCAACGGCCATCAAAGTGAGTTGGTTCCAGAATGAGAAACATGTCTCTGAGACAAAATCTACTGGAGTATTACCAAATGAAGATGGAACATATCAACTGCGGTCTGTCCTTGATATTGATCCATTTGATGGCAAAAAGTATTACTGCCATGTCAATCATAGTAGCATGCCGAATGGGAAGACAGTCATCTGGG AAGACAGTGGGAAGAAGGACAGGCACATTGGGTTGATCGGTGTATGTGTTCTTTTATTGCTGAGTGCTATCCTTGCAGGAATTTATTGCTGGACAAAGAAGAGAAGCG